In the genome of Planctomycetia bacterium, the window ACGATACTTTCGTTGGCGAAACCGTCGGTGCTCGTAATGTGTTGAATGTCCGTATATTCAGAGGCGTCGCCCGCAACATGGATTTCGCCGGTCTCAACATTAATGCGCACCAATCGTGAAATGCCACGATCGTTGTGCACCGCCGCGATTTCCTCGCAGCAGTTGTCCAGTTGCGCATACGTGCGCTGTCCCTGCACCCAGGCGGGCGTGCCGAATTCCTGTTCCGGCGGCGTTAGCCAGCGAACAGTGCCGTGTTCAAGCGATCGCATTGCAAGACGTCCCCAGCCCGATTCGTCGGAGATGTAGAGCAACGATTCACGGTCACGTGAAAACTCTGGCTGAAAGATTGCTGTGTCGGGCCCGCCGGCGATTTGCAGGATTCGTTCAAGTCGTGGAGGGCGAAAGTCCTCGTATACGACATCGGCAATTTCCAGCACGGTGCCGTCCCAGGGCATTTGCGGATGGTCCCAAGCGACCCAACAGAGCCTCGTGCCGTCGGGACTCCAGGACGGCTGCATATAGAAGTCATGCCCACTGGCCAGAATGCTGGGCCAATGCCGTCCCATGTGGTCGACGACAGCGAGCCGATCGACGCCGTCCTCGTCGTGGTGAACGTAGGCAATCCACTTGCCGTTTGGCGACACGGTGGGCGCAGCGGCACATCCATGACGCGGCGTGATTGGCTTCGCCGGACCGCCGGTCAGTGACTGGCGATAGATGCGGCCGGTCTTGTGAACGACGAAAAATACTGTCTCACCGGACAAAGTAAAATCGCCGCCGCCGTAGCCGACTTCTGCTCGAACACTGAGAACAGGGTCCAAGTCGCGCGGGGCGTCGTCCCATGGTTGATAGCGTAAAACACCGCGCCCCGAACGTCCCTCCAGCCAGAGCGTGCCGAGGCTACCGTAAACGGCCACGCCGTCGAGCCGCAGGTCGTTCGCCAAGCCGCTTGGTGAGATGGGGCTGTCCCAGAGACCGTAGGGGCGCGGGATGGGGGGCATGGGAAGTGATGAGTGCGGAGTGATGAGTGATGAATGTTTGGCGACTGCGCTTAGTCCCAGGGAAGGCGGTCCCGAGACCTGGTTTTCAAATAGGTTAGGGACCGCCTTCCCTGGGCTTTTGGTGGGCGGACGTGGCGTCGAACAACGTCAGTGCTTGGCGCACTGCGGCGACGTCGTGGACGCGGATGATTTGGACGCCTTGTGTCGCGAGTGCGCAGGCCACGCCAATGGTGCCGGCGGTGCGGTCGGCGTCTTTGTCGCCGATGAGTTTGCCGATGAAGCCCTTGCGCGAGTGGCCCACCAGCAGCGGGCAGCCTAGCTCGTGGAAACGCCAGGCGTTGGCGCAGAGCGTCACGTTGTGCTCGTGCGTTTTGCCGAAGCCGATGCCGGGGTCGAGGCAGATGCGATCCGCGGTAACGCCGGCCGCCAGCAACGCGTCGCGCCGTTCGCGCAAGTAATCGAGCACTTCGGTCACCACGTTTTCGTAGCGCGGATCATCTTGCATCGTGTGCGGCGTGCCGCGCATGTGCATGGCGCACACGCCGGCGCCGCTTTCCGCGGCGACGCGCAGCATCTCCGGGTCGCTGGTGAGTGCCGTGACATCGTTGATGATCTCCGCACCGACGGCAATCGCTCGGTGGGCGACGATGGCTTTGGAGGTATCGATGGAGATGGGGACGTTCGTCCATTGCACGAGTTGCTCGATCACCGGCAGCACGCGGCGCAGTTCCGCCTCGGCGCTCACGGGCGCCGAGTAGGGCCGAGTGCTTTCGCCGCCGATATCGAGGATCTCCGCGCCGTCGCCCGCGAGACGCAACGCGTGCGCCACGGCCGCGTCGACGTCGAGATAGCTGCCGCCGTCCGAAAAGCTGTCGGGCGTGACGTTCACGATGCCCATCAACGCGGGGCGTGAACCGAACTCCAGCGTGCGCGTGCGCAACCGCCATTGCCGGGCGCGGCGGGGGATCAGTGGATCGGTTTCGGGCATAACGTAACGCATTCGCATGACGATTTAGACGCAATCAACACGCGTGGTTGACTGAGGGAAAGCCAGATGGCTTCGACGTCAATTTGCGTGACGCGACTCAGCCCCGAATGGCGCGACAGTGAATAGCCAGGGGCAAGAACCCCTGGAAGGACGCAAACGAGAGTTCTAGCCCCAAGGTGGCGACACATCAGCTGCGCGGATAACGTGTCGCCCCGATGGGGCTCAAAGCGCTTTCGATGTCTCGAGTCCAGGGGTTTGCACCCCTGGCTATTATCTGTCGCCCCGTCGGGGCTTCGCGACAGTTTGACCGAAAAGGGGCCGAGTCTCAACCACAAGACGGCGAGCCCTTCAACCGCCGCGCTACCAGGGGGCTTCCATCAAGGCGACGATTTGCTCGGCGAGTTGTTCGATCGCCTTTTGCTGTTGCGTGCTGATCGATTGGCCGACTTCCGGGACCACGCCGGCGGACTGTTGCACATCGACGAGCGAGGCCGGCACGGGAATGACTTGCGTGGCGCGGAGCACCTCGCCCCGGCTGTCGGTCCAGGTGACTGAGACGTTGAAGTTCACTTCGACTTCGCGCGGTTCGTCGGTCGGGCTTTCGACCAGGATGCGTTTGGTCTCGCCGAGGATTTCGCCCATCAGCACGCTATCGGCGTTCGCCGTGACGACCTTGAACGGCGTTTTCTCGTCGATCTCTTTGACCACGGCCTCGGTCAGCCGCTCACCTAAGAACGGGCGGAAGGACTTCGAGCGAATCACCGGCACGTAGACGGTTTTGATATCGGCCGGGTAGAGCGTGTCGCAGCCGGCGCGGTAGCAGGCGCAGCCGGTGTGAAGGAGGAGCAGGAACACTAACCCGACGCGCCAGCGAGGAGAAAACGACGTTGGGCGCCTGGGGCTGGGGCTGGGGCTGGTGCAATCGCTTTCGTGACTTGTCATCGAAGGCTGGGGCATCGCGTTGCGTTCCATTATGATTTAGCGAAGCCCTGGCGAATTCGACACGGCAGTAGTTGTGGTTCGTGCCCCTGCCCCAGGCACCCGTCTGATGTGCAGGCAGTCCTCAAATGGGCGTGTCCGCCGCTCAAAACTGCACTCCTGAGACTGGCGTGAGATTGCTTTGATTGGTGGATGGGCCGAAGAGTTTTGTCAGCCATTCGAATTTATTGGGCGGGACCGGCGGCAAATCCTTGATCTCCACGATTCGCTGCTGGGCCAGCTCCGCGAACGGCGTATTTGGATAATCCTTGACGATGCCGTCGTAGTAGAACTTCGCGGCGCGATAGTACTTCAGCCGGTCGTAGTGTTGGCCAACGTTCCAGTCGCGCTCCGCCATTTGGGCCCGGACCATGCGTCGCGTTTCGACGACGCGTTCGCGCTCTTCATTTAATTGATCGGGAAACTGCGTGAGCGTCTGATCGACGAGCTTCTCGGCGTCGACGAGCTCGATGCCGTCGTATTCGGGGCCTTGATAGGCGCGCATTTTCGATTGCAGGCCCAGCAGGTGCGCTTCTAATTGATGTTCGCTCTGCGGATGCTTGGTGCGGAGCTGGTCGTAGAAATCGTCTGAGTCGCGATAGCGGCCTGCCAGGAAATGGGCGTTCGCCGTGGCCATCACCGCGTCGTCGGCCAGCGGCCCGGTGGGGTCGTTGAGCCAGACGCTTTCGTAGGTGGCGAGGGCTTCGCCTTCGGTATCCCACCAGGGGCGCGTGTCGTCGTAGACATTGGGATAGGGCATCGGCTTGGCACGATCCAGGTCCTGCCAGAAGCGGGCCGTTGCGTATTGCCGGCGCATCACCAGGTCGAGGTGGCGCGTGGTGCCGTATTTTTTGATCAGCTTGGCGTAGGTATCGTTCGCCTTCGGATAGCGATCGAGGAAGAAATAACATTCGCCGAGGTAGAACATGGCGTCTTCCTCGATGCCGGAATCGGGCCAGCGCATAGCCGCCTTCTTGAAGTGCGAAACCGCGTCGCCGAACTGACGCTGGGCGAAGAGCTTCTCACCTTCGGCCAATTCGGTCCGCGCGATCTGTTCGTCCGGCCCGCGCCCGACCATGCGCTTGACATTCTTCGTGACGCGGCTGGGCGACAAGTTCGATAAGCCGAGCGGCAATTCCAGTTCTTCTTTTTCTTCCTCTTCCGGCGTCGTCGGCAGCGAGCTTTGCACGTCGCTAATGGAGACGCCCGCCGCGGGCTCGCCCCAACTGGTCACGACCTTCTCGTCCGGCTTCTTGCGCGTGAAGGGATTCCAACTGGCGCGTTCGACCGCCGGTGGCGCGGAAGCTTGTTGGGGCGGCGGCGCCGTCGGACCAGCCGCAGCAGGCGGCGGCGCAGCGGTCGGCTCGGCCCAAGGATTCGTCGGCTGGGCTGCGCCGTCGTTCGACAGGCAACCAGCGCAGGCCACCGCCATCACGCAGGCCATCGAGCACAGCACGGGACCGGTTCGCATTCGACGGAATCCTTTCCGATTGTTCACATTCGTTGTGGCACGGTCTCCTGACCGTGCCACGGCGCTGGCATGCTGTGACGGGAGACCTGCGGTCGGGCGGGTGGCATGGTCGGGAGACCATGCCACAACAAGGGGGCGCGGTCAGCTTTCCGCGCGCCAGATGGTGTCCATGTATTCGTGCATCTTGGGACGGTGTCCCAAGAGGTGTGACAGGTAGTTGTTGACCAGGCCGCGCAGTTCACCGGCCGCGCGGGCGTCCCAGCCGTCTTCGGCGCCGGCGGCTTCGCGCAACAGGAGTTGCGCCGCTGCGGCGGAGAGGGAGACCACCTGGCGTTTGCCGGGCCGGCATCTCTGGCACAAGGCGCCGCCGCCGAGCAAGGAGAATGCCACGCGTTCGTTCGCGGCGATCGGCGCACCGCACTCGACGCAGGCGCCGAGCGAAGGCCAATGCCCGAGCCAGCGGAGCGCCGACAGCTCGAAGCGCAGGACGATCCGGGCCGTGGGGGCGGCGGACTCCAGCGCGCGGAGCGAATGTTCGGCGGCATCGAATAGCTCAGGGTGCGGATCGTCGTCATCGGTCAGGGCGTCCAGCAACTCGGCGACATAGTAGCCGGCATACAACGGCGGGATCCCACGCGCAGCGGCGCGGAACCGGCGTTCCAGCTTGGCTTCCGTCAGCAAGTCCAGGGCGTCCGACGATTTGCGGAGGAACACTAGACGAACGAGCGCCAGGAGGTCAAGGGCGGATTCAAACGGGCCCTTGGGCCTTCTCGCCCCCTTCGCCAGCCCACGCACCTTGCCAAACTCGCGTGTAAAGATCGTGACGACGCAACTCGTCTCACTGAAATCGACTACCCGCAGGACGATTCCGAGGGCTTTTTCAGCGGGCATGGGGCGAGGGGAAGTGATGAGTGCGGAGTGATGAGTGATGAATGGAACTGACGCACGACGAGTTCCTACCGTTCGTCATTCATCATTCCGCATTCGTCATTTTCTGTTGTCCCGGCCGGGTCCATGATTTCCACGCGGACGCGTTCGATGCGGCGGCGGGAGACGTCGATGACTGTGATGCGCACGTTTTGCCAGACGACTTGTTCGCCGCGGGCTGGGATGCGGCCGAGTTCGTGGAAGACGAAGCCGCCGATGGTGTCGAATTCTTCGTCATCGGGTAGCCGCGTGTGGAGCTGCTCGTTGATTTCGTCGATGTGTACCCGGGCCAGGGCTTCGCAGGCGCGGTCGTTCAGGACGCGGATGCCTTCGACCAGGGCTTCGTCGTGTTCGTCGACGATCTCGCCGACAATTTCTTCCAGCACGTCCTCGATCGTGACCAGGCCGCTGACGCCGCCGTATTCGTCGAGCACGACGGCCATGTGATTGCGCGTGACCTGGAATTCCTGCAACAGATCGTTGACCTGCTTGGTCTCCGGCACGAAGTACGCCTTGCGGAGGATTTCCAGCATCGGCTTGCGATCGCGCGGGTTTTCCTTCGCCAGTTCCGGTAACATGTCTTTGATGAACAGCACGCCGACCACGTCGTCGCGGCTTTTGTCGTAGGCCGGAATACGGGTGTGTCCGGCTTGATTGACGAAGAGCAGCGTCTCGGGCCAATCGAGATGCACTGAAATGCAAAGCATCTCGGTCCGCGGCGTCATCACCTGCGAGAC includes:
- the folP gene encoding dihydropteroate synthase, giving the protein MPETDPLIPRRARQWRLRTRTLEFGSRPALMGIVNVTPDSFSDGGSYLDVDAAVAHALRLAGDGAEILDIGGESTRPYSAPVSAEAELRRVLPVIEQLVQWTNVPISIDTSKAIVAHRAIAVGAEIINDVTALTSDPEMLRVAAESGAGVCAMHMRGTPHTMQDDPRYENVVTEVLDYLRERRDALLAAGVTADRICLDPGIGFGKTHEHNVTLCANAWRFHELGCPLLVGHSRKGFIGKLIGDKDADRTAGTIGVACALATQGVQIIRVHDVAAVRQALTLFDATSAHQKPREGGP
- the bamD gene encoding outer membrane protein assembly factor BamD, with the protein product MRTGPVLCSMACVMAVACAGCLSNDGAAQPTNPWAEPTAAPPPAAAGPTAPPPQQASAPPAVERASWNPFTRKKPDEKVVTSWGEPAAGVSISDVQSSLPTTPEEEEKEELELPLGLSNLSPSRVTKNVKRMVGRGPDEQIARTELAEGEKLFAQRQFGDAVSHFKKAAMRWPDSGIEEDAMFYLGECYFFLDRYPKANDTYAKLIKKYGTTRHLDLVMRRQYATARFWQDLDRAKPMPYPNVYDDTRPWWDTEGEALATYESVWLNDPTGPLADDAVMATANAHFLAGRYRDSDDFYDQLRTKHPQSEHQLEAHLLGLQSKMRAYQGPEYDGIELVDAEKLVDQTLTQFPDQLNEERERVVETRRMVRAQMAERDWNVGQHYDRLKYYRAAKFYYDGIVKDYPNTPFAELAQQRIVEIKDLPPVPPNKFEWLTKLFGPSTNQSNLTPVSGVQF
- a CDS encoding LptE family protein, giving the protein MPQPSMTSHESDCTSPSPSPRRPTSFSPRWRVGLVFLLLLHTGCACYRAGCDTLYPADIKTVYVPVIRSKSFRPFLGERLTEAVVKEIDEKTPFKVVTANADSVLMGEILGETKRILVESPTDEPREVEVNFNVSVTWTDSRGEVLRATQVIPVPASLVDVQQSAGVVPEVGQSISTQQQKAIEQLAEQIVALMEAPW
- the recO gene encoding DNA repair protein RecO — its product is MPAEKALGIVLRVVDFSETSCVVTIFTREFGKVRGLAKGARRPKGPFESALDLLALVRLVFLRKSSDALDLLTEAKLERRFRAAARGIPPLYAGYYVAELLDALTDDDDPHPELFDAAEHSLRALESAAPTARIVLRFELSALRWLGHWPSLGACVECGAPIAANERVAFSLLGGGALCQRCRPGKRQVVSLSAAAAQLLLREAAGAEDGWDARAAGELRGLVNNYLSHLLGHRPKMHEYMDTIWRAES
- a CDS encoding hemolysin family protein, with amino-acid sequence MDQSLYIAAAVCLLATLCASWAARSLHHFSRSRLEELCRQRNRRDLLGEVLLRHEEVALAVDCWALVFGLLTVLCFVSAHWLRHLEGAADAPLGGTAWGLDLAACVVALLFARLWLPEALARLWAEPLLVRTWPFWLIVSSLARPLTLGGELINALLHRLAGRVQEVPSAASIEEEIRTILTEGHREGLLEEEAREMIEGVIELRDCEVSQVMTPRTEMLCISVHLDWPETLLFVNQAGHTRIPAYDKSRDDVVGVLFIKDMLPELAKENPRDRKPMLEILRKAYFVPETKQVNDLLQEFQVTRNHMAVVLDEYGGVSGLVTIEDVLEEIVGEIVDEHDEALVEGIRVLNDRACEALARVHIDEINEQLHTRLPDDEEFDTIGGFVFHELGRIPARGEQVVWQNVRITVIDVSRRRIERVRVEIMDPAGTTENDECGMMNDER
- a CDS encoding alpha/beta fold hydrolase; the protein is MPPIPRPYGLWDSPISPSGLANDLRLDGVAVYGSLGTLWLEGRSGRGVLRYQPWDDAPRDLDPVLSVRAEVGYGGGDFTLSGETVFFVVHKTGRIYRQSLTGGPAKPITPRHGCAAAPTVSPNGKWIAYVHHDEDGVDRLAVVDHMGRHWPSILASGHDFYMQPSWSPDGTRLCWVAWDHPQMPWDGTVLEIADVVYEDFRPPRLERILQIAGGPDTAIFQPEFSRDRESLLYISDESGWGRLAMRSLEHGTVRWLTPPEQEFGTPAWVQGQRTYAQLDNCCEEIAAVHNDRGISRLVRINVETGEIHVAGDASEYTDIQHITSTDGFANESIVTCVASNATTPPRVMTFNVDRPIDQGGYIIARSSAESAPPTVLSTCEPIEWKTANNETAYGLYYPPKNDGFIGVGLPPLVVLVHGGPTSHARAAWSAQVQFLTSRGYAVLQVNHRGSTGYGRAYMLKLRGNWGICDVEDSVSGARHLADAGKVDAARMVILGGSAGGFTVLQTMIDHPTAFTAGVSLYGVANQFELASDTHKFEARYTDSLIGPLPEASALYRARSPVFHTDKIKRPMLIYQGEIDQVVPRKQSDDIVAALQRNGVPHEYHLYPGEGHGWRKSETVEHFYRTLDAFLRKYVIYT